The sequence below is a genomic window from Bradyrhizobium septentrionale.
CCTTGATCGGAATTTTGGTGCGCGACGGCAAGCTTGCGGTCGACCAGCCGGTGCCGATCGCCGCCTGGCAGGATCCGAAGGATCCGCGCCACGCGATCACGGTCGATCGGCTCCTGCGCCACACCGCGGGCCTCGCGCTCGGCAGCTCGCTGCAGGCCTCGCTGGCCTCCGCGCTCGAGCCGGTCAACCGGATGAAGTTTATGGAGCCGGACATGGCCGCGTACGCCGAGAGCATTCCGCTCGAGACTGCGCCGGGCAAGGCGTGGAATTATCACGACGGCAATTTCATCATCCTCTCGCATCTGATCCGCAACGCGGCCGGTGGCCACGCCGCCGATGTGATACGGTTCGCGCGGGCTGAATTGTTCGGTCCGCTCGGCATGCGCAATGTCGTGATGCAGTTCGATGCTGCGGGCACGCCGGAAGGATCGGGCGCGATGATGGCGAGCGCACGCGACTGGGCGCGTCTCGGCCAGCTCTACCTCAATGACGGTGTCGTCGGGGGAAAACGCATCCTGCCCGAGGGCTGGGTGACATATTCGGCATCGCCGACGGCGAATGCCTGGGTCGGCATCGGCGCGGGCTTCTGGACCAATCTCGGCGACAGCTTTGGCGCAAACTACCGCGTCGCGCACGGCTGGCCGCGCGACGCCTTCTTCGCCAAGGGCACGATCGGGCAGTATGTGATTATCGTGCCGTCGCAGCGGCTCGTCATCGTCCGCCTCGGCCGCTCGCCGAACATGCCGCCCGCGGCGGACGGTGTGTCCGACCTGGTCCGTGACGTCGTCACAGCGACGTCCACTGGCGCGCGGCTCGCGGGCGGCAATTGACTAGAGCGTTTTCGTCACACACCCGCGCGATCGTGATTTGAATCTCCGCGTGAGGAATTTTCTGATGCCGCGGCGCATCTCGCACCAGATGCGCCGCAATTCCCTCAGGAAACGCCTCAGCCGGAGATCATCATGCCGAAAGCCTACTGGATCGTGCACGTCACGGTTCACGACGAAGCCCGTTACCCCGAATATCTCGCCGCCGCGATGCCGGTGTTCGCGAAATACGGCGCCAACTTCATCGTGCGCAACGGTCCCTACGAGGTGATGGAAGGCGCGACCCGCCAGCGCAACTTCGTCATCGAGTTCAAGGATCGCGCCACCGCGATGGAATGCTACACCTGCCCCGAATATCAGGCCGCGAAAGCGATCCGGCAGAAATATTCGGACGGGGATTTTGTCATCATCGATGGCGCGGATTAAGTGAGTTGTCATTCCGGGGCATGCGAAGCATGAGCCCGGAATCCATCTCTCCTCATGTAATGCGGCTCAATGGATTCCGGGCTCTCGCTTCGCGAGCCCCGGAATGACAGTGAGGTGAGCAAGTAAAGTTCAGACGAATCATGTCGCGAGAATGCGAAGCTGCGTCCCCATCCTGAGCTGTCATCGCCCGGCTCGACCGGGCGATCCAGTACGCCGCGGCCTCTCGGTTCAAGCATCCCTTTCTCTGGAATACTGGATCACCCGCATGCGCGGGTGATGACACCGCGCTGTTTGACACCTTGAATTGCGACCCATCCCCATCGTCGTCCCGGCGAAGGCCGGGAGGTGGATTCACACTCGAAGTGCAACACTTGGGAGAAGGCCTCGGCGGGAGTTTGGAAGTCAAGGCATTTGCGCGGGGTGTTGTTGTAGGCGTTGATGGACTGATGGAAGCGGCGCGTCGGGAGGGTTGCGAGGTCGGTTTTGCGCGGGATGAAGCGTCGCATTCGACCGATCGCATTCTCGATGCCGCCCTTCTGCCAGGGCGCGTGCGGATCGCAGAAGAAGGTCTCGATCGCGAGGCGGTGCAGCGCCGTGTGACAGGCGAACTCGGTGCCATTGTCGAAGGTGACGGTCTGGCACAGGTCCTGTGGCAGGGATGCGAACAAGCGAACGAGATGACGGGCGACGCCGCGCGCAACCTTGCTGGCGAGGCGGATGCCGCGCAGCAGGCGCGAGGTGCGCTCATGCACAGTCAGGATGGCCTGACCGTATTTGGAGAACATCATCAGGTCGGCTTCCCAATGACCGGGGGGGGCTGCGATCGTCGGCCTCGATAGGCCGTTTATCCAAGGAAACACGGCCTTCAATGAAGCTTGCGGGACTGCCGCCCTTCTTGCCGCGGTAACCGCGCTTGCTCTTGCCGCGCGGCAGATAACGCCGCCAGCTGAAGTCCGAGGTGCGTCGGATCTGGGCGTAGATGAAGCGGTAGATGGTCTCGTGGGAGATCACCTTGCGGCCGTGTTCGCGGGCCAGCCGGCCGGCGACCTGCTCGGGCGACCAGCCCCGACCCAGGCGTTCCAACACCGCACGGCGCAGGCCGGGCTCCCGTTCGAGGCGTACGCCCGTCCAGCGCCGTGCTCGCATCTGTTGCTGGGCATAGCCGGGTTTGTAGCCGACCTGGACCCCTCGATTGCGGTTCAGCTCCCGAGAGATCGTTGATGGCGAGCGATCCAGAGCTGCCGCGATTTGCCGGACCGAGCTGCCATTGGCCGAAAGCCGGGCAATCTCGCATCGCTCGTCCAGGGATAGCTGCTCGTAACTCCGCCCCATCGCAACACCTCCTCAAGGAAGTGTTGCACTTCGTTTGTGAACTCAGGGGACCCATTACCACAAATGCCAATTGTTGCGTGACGCTGGGGCCACGGCCTGTTTCCAACAACCCTACCCTGTGGTCATGGGTCCCGGCCCCCGTGCGCAATTGCGCACTAGGAGCCCGTCCAGATATGTTTTCGTGACGGGCATTTGTTGTAGAGTAGCAGGCTCAGGCTGCGTTTGCGAGGTTGAACAGCTTGAGGAGGTTATGGACGGTGCAGATCATTGTCCACTCGGCGCGCACTTTCTCGATGCCCCGCAACAGGAACTGGCGGAAGCCTCTTGCCTGTTTGATCTGCCCGAACACCGGCTCCACCACTTGCTTTCGCAATCGGTAGGGTGTTTCGAAGCCGCCATCGTCGATCTTCTTTCGCATGGCCTGTGTCAGCGGGCCGCCGACTTTTCCGTTCGCTACTGTCGGGTGTTTGGCGCGTCCGGGCGCGACATAGCCATCGATGCTGCGTGTGTCGAGCGCTTCGAGATTGGCTTCGCTGCAGTAGCCGGAATCCGCTGAGGCCTGCCGCGGCTTGCGGCCAAGATTGCTCTCGATGGCCTCGATCAGGGGCACCAACTGGCCCTGATCGCTGCCGTGCTGGGTCAGTTCTTGCGCGACAATGATCTGGGCATGTGCATCGACGGCCGCCTGGGCATTATAGGCCTGAACGAAGCCATCCTTCGACTTCATGATGCGGCTTTCCGGATCGGTGAAGTTGCGTTGCGCCTTGGGATTGGGTTCCTCCGATGGCAGCGCCGCCGGTTTGCCCGGCTTCTTGCGGCCTTCGGCCTGGCGCTGCTGTTCCTTTTCGGCCTCGATGCGGCGCTCTTCCTCCGCCGCCAGTTTGGCGTCCGCTTCCAGCGCCGCCATCGCTTGCTGGATCTTCGCCAGCCGTTTCTGCTTGTCGACGGTCCAGTCCGGCAGTTCGTCGCTGTTGCCGAAAGTCTCATCCTCCGAGGCATCCGCCGCCTCGGCGGCCGCCAGCATGCGAGCGACCTCGGCCTTCAATTCCGCCTCGCGCTTCTTCATGCGCTCATAACTCATCGCCTTGTGTTTCGACGCGTTCGCCTTGATCTTCGTACCATCCAGCGCGACATGACCGAGCTTGACCAGCCCGGCCGTCTCGCACAACTTCAGAACCTGCACGAATAGCGCGCCGAGCGCCTTCAAATGTCGCTTGCGAAAGTCGCTGATCGTCCGAAAATCCGGCGCATCCAGCGCCACGATCATCACAAAATCGTTCCGCTCCCGGCAGGCCTTGGCAATCCGACGCGACGAATACAGCCCACTCGCATAGCTATGCAGCAGCAGCGCCACCATCATCCGCGGATCAAACGGCGGCTGCCCAAGCCCGCTCACATAGCTGCCCATGATCTCCCTGAGATCGAGGCTCTCCCGCACCAGATCAACCATAAACCGCGAGACATGGCCTTTCGGCACGAAGTCCTGCACATTCGGCGGCAGAAGCAGCGTCTGATCGATGTTCCAAGGCCGAAAATACTTGCTCATCGCCCAATGTTGAATCAGACCCGACCAGATTTGAACAGCGACTATCCAGACAAGCTCCTAGGCCGGGACGACAGCCGTGGATGTGGCGCTTGCGCTGCAACGACGAGCGCCGCCCCTACTGCCGCCCCAACTGCGTCGCCTTCTCCACGCGGTCGAACCGCTCCAGCGTCAGGATCGCGTCGGCGAGCTGGTCGGCGCGCTTGTCGAGTACCGGGCGGGCCAGCGTCAGGAACTTCTGCTGCATCGCCTGCGCGTCGGGGAACGAGGTCGGCTCGCCG
It includes:
- a CDS encoding serine hydrolase domain-containing protein; this translates as MTRRKLFLVLAASTAFGALALSAARARDVPRVATGFVANIVCSETFVSGLDPRRNLAETTDAMPGTGLITWAMDTEVDLDRKDVTVTLFGLGGSHAVYREGFGCTLDHGALLADGPLPPSRPQAALLPEIAGPAIVAPQTPQLAAALDRAFAEPAEPPFRRTRAVVVMKDGRIVAERYADGIGTDTPLLGFSVTKSVISALIGILVRDGKLAVDQPVPIAAWQDPKDPRHAITVDRLLRHTAGLALGSSLQASLASALEPVNRMKFMEPDMAAYAESIPLETAPGKAWNYHDGNFIILSHLIRNAAGGHAADVIRFARAELFGPLGMRNVVMQFDAAGTPEGSGAMMASARDWARLGQLYLNDGVVGGKRILPEGWVTYSASPTANAWVGIGAGFWTNLGDSFGANYRVAHGWPRDAFFAKGTIGQYVIIVPSQRLVIVRLGRSPNMPPAADGVSDLVRDVVTATSTGARLAGGN
- a CDS encoding IS1182 family transposase, translated to MSKYFRPWNIDQTLLLPPNVQDFVPKGHVSRFMVDLVRESLDLREIMGSYVSGLGQPPFDPRMMVALLLHSYASGLYSSRRIAKACRERNDFVMIVALDAPDFRTISDFRKRHLKALGALFVQVLKLCETAGLVKLGHVALDGTKIKANASKHKAMSYERMKKREAELKAEVARMLAAAEAADASEDETFGNSDELPDWTVDKQKRLAKIQQAMAALEADAKLAAEEERRIEAEKEQQRQAEGRKKPGKPAALPSEEPNPKAQRNFTDPESRIMKSKDGFVQAYNAQAAVDAHAQIIVAQELTQHGSDQGQLVPLIEAIESNLGRKPRQASADSGYCSEANLEALDTRSIDGYVAPGRAKHPTVANGKVGGPLTQAMRKKIDDGGFETPYRLRKQVVEPVFGQIKQARGFRQFLLRGIEKVRAEWTMICTVHNLLKLFNLANAA
- a CDS encoding DUF1330 domain-containing protein, coding for MPKAYWIVHVTVHDEARYPEYLAAAMPVFAKYGANFIVRNGPYEVMEGATRQRNFVIEFKDRATAMECYTCPEYQAAKAIRQKYSDGDFVIIDGAD